Proteins from one Rosa chinensis cultivar Old Blush chromosome 7, RchiOBHm-V2, whole genome shotgun sequence genomic window:
- the LOC112176954 gene encoding ABC transporter C family member 10, which translates to MAGGYWTLLCDCSTESGIECSSDIAAIINPDSCINNIAVIAVDISLLFILFCIFIYRLSKKVIASSEPYTFSAVSVVSATFNACLSLAYLGFGIWKMVEKVNTDQTFLPLHGWLVFFFQGFTWFILGLTINLKKPHPPYIAITKVLSILGFFIAVLLCGSSIWETILDEAVSVMIVLNILCFPGSVLLLFSAFEGCNVAKGDPQVHVDNALDTPLLGAESDIAGEITSNHDNVTPFAKAGLFSRMSFWWLNPLLKKGKGKILENEDIPQLREADQARTLYLMFKEEVQKRKENISSDDEPSILSTIFFCQRKAILISGIFALIKVLTLTSGPLFLRAFIRVVGGEAAFEGEGYALTAGLFVVKVVESLSERQWFFRTRLIGLQVRSLISAAIYQKQLRLSNAAKMTHSPGEIVNYVSVDAYRIGEFPFWFHQIWSTSLQLLLSLLIFYYCVGIATLSAITVIIVTLLGSSPLAKLQHEYQTKLMVAQNKRLKAITEALSNMKILKLYSWETNFKKVIEGLRTEELKWIAKVLSQKGYYNVLFWSSPIVVAAVTFWTCYFLGFTLSASSAFTFLATLRIVQEPIKLMPDVFGAFIEAKVSFSRIVKFLDAPELEHRDTRKESSEKEVEHSILFKSFKTSWDTDATKATLRDINLVVKPGEKVAICGEVGSGKSTLLAAILGEVPRINGVVEVYGTIAYVSQSAWIQTGTIQENILFGTPMDHVRYQETLQKCSLVKDLDMLPFGDRTQIGERGVNLSGGQKQRIQLARALYQNADVYLLDDPFSAVDAHTATSLFNEYVMGALAEKTVLLVTHQVDFLPAFHSILLMSSGEILKAAPYDELLTSCHEFQDLVNANNDTAGSERPNENASTEKSSAKEIEKVTTEVQLQESAGDQLIKREERETGDIGFKPYIQYLKQGRGFFNFSLSIFLYSMFIVGQLLQFYWLALNIQDYSVSRVNLYAVYSVIMTVMIVSLLIRSFFIVDLGVGAGKSIFSTLLNSLFRAPMLFYDSTPVGRILSRVSSDMNIIDLEVAFKLIIAVGGTLNTYSIFLVLVYLTWPMVFLVVPTIYITMLFQNYYMASAKELMRMNGTTKSALASQLAESIAGALTIRAFRQEDRFFTKYLDFIDANASTDFHGFSTNEWLIERLELLCAIVLSAAALAITLTTYSSSSSGFIGMTLSYGLSLNVFLVISVKFQCMLANSIISVERVEQYMHIPSEAAEVIEDNRPMQNWPTVGKVEIHDLKVRYRPNAPLVLRGITCTIEGGYKVGIVGRTGSGKTTLISVLFRLVEPTEGKVIVDGYDICTIGLHDLRSCFGIIPQDPTLFSGSVRFNLDPLSKHTDHEIWQVLEKCQLREAIQEKAEGLDSLVVQDGTNWSMGQRQLFCLGRALLKRSRILVLDEATASMDNATDSILQKTIRTEFADCTVITVAHRIPTVMDCTKVLAIADGKLVEYDEPTKLMNNEGSLFGQLVKEYWSRSANVGIHSED; encoded by the exons ATGGCGGGAGGTTACTGGACCTTGCTCTGTGATTGTTCAACTGAGTCTGGAATTGAATGCAGTTCTGACATTGCAGCCATTATCAATCCAGATTCATGTATCAACAATATTGCGGTCATTGCAGTTGATATCTCGCTTCTATTCATCTTGTTTTGTATCTTCATCTATAGATTATCAAAGAAGGTTATAGCATCATCAGAGCCTTACACCTTCTCTGCTGTGTCAGTTGTTTCGGCCACTTTCAATGCCTGTTTGTCTTTGGCCTATTTGGGTTTTGGGATATGGAAAATGGTCGAGAAAGTAAACACAGATCAGACTTTTTTACCTCTGCATGGATGGCTAGTGTTTTTCTTTCAGGGGTTTACTTGGTTTATACTGGGATTAACCATAAACCTAAAGAAGCCACACCCTCCCTACATTGCAATAACAAAAGTGCTTTCAATTCTTGGCTTTTTTATTGcagttttgctttgtggttcaTCAATTTGGGAAACTATTCTTGATGAAGCAGTATCGGTTATGATTGTTTTGAACATTCTTTGTTTCCCTGGATCTGTTCTCTTGCTTTTTAGTGCGTTTGAGGGATGCAATGTTGCTAAAGGTGATCCACAAGTCCATGTTGACAATGCTCTGGACACACCTCTGCTGGGTGCAGAATCGGATATCGCAGGTGAAATTACTTCAAATCATGACAATGTTACTCCTTTTGCAAAAGCTGGTTTATTTAGTAGAATGTCATTTTGGTGGTTGAATCCATTACTGAAAAAAGGAAAGGGGAAGATTCTTGAGAATGAAGATATCCCACAGCTGAGAGAAGCTGATCAAGCACGAACATTGTACTTGATGTTTAAGGAGGAAGTGCAGAAAAGGAAGGAAAACATTTCATCTGATGATGAACCTTCTATTTTGTCCACAATTTTTTTCTGCCAGAGGAAAGCTATTCTGATTTCTGGTATCTTTGCACTCATCAAGGTTCTCACACTGACCAGCGGTCCACTGTTTCTGAGGGCCTTCATTAGGGTTGTTGGAGGAGAAGCAGCTTTTGAAGGTGAAGGATATGCCCTGACTGCTGGTCTCTTTGTGGTTAAAGTCGTGGAGTCATTGTCGGAGAGGCAATGGTTCTTCAGAACTAGACTTATTGGTCTCCAGGTAAGATCATTGATATCAGCAGCAATATATCAGAAGCAACTAAGACTCTCAAATGCTGCCAAGATGACTCATTCTCCTGGTGAGATAGTGAATTATGTGAGCGTGGATGCTTATAGAATCGGTGAATTTCCATTCTGGTTTCATCAGATATGGTCCACAAGTCTTCAGTTGCTTCTTTCATTACTTATCTTTTACTACTGCGTGGGGATAGCAACTCTTTCAGCTATAACTGTAATCATAGTGACTCTGCTGGGAAGCTCTCCATTAGCAAAGTTGCAGCATGAGTATCaaactaagctcatggtagcaCAGAACAAGAGGCTGAAGGCCATTACAGAAGCACTTTCCAATATGAAGATTTTGAAGCTGTATTCTTGGGAGACAAATTTCAAGAAGGTCATAGAAGGGTTGAGAACAGAAGAACTCAAATGGATAGCTAAAGTATTGTCACAAAAGGGATATTACAATGTTCTATTCTGGTCATCTCCTATTGTGGTAGCAGCTGTCACTTTTTGGACATGCTACTTCCTGGGATTTACACTCTCTGCTAGTAGTGCTTTCACATTTCTAGCAACTTTACGTATTGTTCAGGAGCCAATCAAGCTGATGCCGGATGTTTTTGGAGCATTTATCGAAGCCAAGGTTTCATTCTCTCGGATCGTGAAGTTCCTTGATGCACCAGAGTTGGAGCACAGagatacaaggaaagagagcagTGAAAAAGAGGTTGAGCATTCCATTTTGTTTAAATCCTTTAAAACCTCATGGGATACTGATGCTACAAAGGCCACATTGAGGGACATCAATTTGGTGGTAAAACCAGGAGAAAAAGTTGCCATTTGTGGTGAGGTTGGCTCAGGAAAATCAACCCTTTTAGCTGCAATTCTCGGTGAAGTGCCACGGATCAATGGTGTT GTTGAAGTATACGGCACAATAGCATATGTATCTCAGTCTGCATGGATCCAAACAGGAACTATACAAGAAAATATACTTTTTGGGACTCCCATGGATCATGTAAGATATCAAGAAACACTTCAAAAGTGTTCCTTGGTAAAGGACCTTGATATGCTTCCATTTGGGGATCGCACTCAGATAGGAGAAAGAGGTGTCAATCTAAGTGGCGGCCAGAAGCAGCGGATTCAACTTGCACGTGCACTCTATCAAAATGCTGATGTCTACCTCTTAGATGACCCTTTCAGTGCAGTTGATGCCCACACTGCGACCAGCCTGTTCAAT GAATATGTCATGGGAGCTCTGGCTGAGAAGACAGTTCTGCTTGTCACACACCAAGTTGACTTCCTTCCTGCTTTTCATTCAATCTTG CTGATGTCGTCGGGGGAAATTTTAAAAGCAGCGCCTTATGATGAGTTGCTAACTTCTTGTCATGAGTTCCAAGACCTTGTGAATGCAAACAATGACACTGCTGGTTCAGAGAGGCCAAATGAAAATGCTTCTACAGAAAAATCAtctgcaaaggagattgagaaaGTAACTACTGAGGTACAGCTACAAGAGTCTGCAGGGGATCAATTGattaagagagaagagagagaaacagggGACATTGGTTTCAAGCCATACATTCAGTATTTGAAGCAGGGCAGGGGATTTTTCAACTTCTCCTTGTCAATTTTTCTCTACTCGATGTTCATAGTTGGGCAGTTACTTCAGTTTTATTGGTTGGCTTTGAACATTCAGGATTATAGTGTATCCAGAGTCAACCTCTATGCAGTTTATTCTGTGATCATGACTGTCATGATAGTCTCTTTGCTCATTCGATCTTTCTTTATAGTAGATTTAGGAGTTGGGGCAGGAAAGTCCATTTTTTCGACACTACTGAACTCTCTTTTCCGAGCACCAATGTTGTTTTATGACTCGACACCTGTGGGAAGAATACTTAGTCGG gTGTCGTCGGATATGAATATCATTGACCTTGAAGTAGCTTTCAAGTTGATAATTGCTGTTGGGGGAACCTTGAACACATACAGCATATTTCTAGTACTGGTTTATCTTACTTGGCCGATGGTGTTTCTAGTTGTCCCCACAATCTATATTACTATGCTCTTTCAG AACTACTACATGGCTTCTGCAAAAGAGTTGATGCGAATGAATGGCACAACTAAGTCTGCACTTGCAAGCCAGCTTGCCGAATCTATTGCTGGAGCCCTGACAATCAGAGCTTTCAGACAGGAGGACAGATTCTTCACAAAATACTTGGACTTTATCGATGCAAATGCTAGCACTGATTTCCATGGTTTTTCCACAAATGAGTGGTTGATCGAACGCCTGGAATTGCTATGTGCTATTGTTCTCTCAGCTGCAGCACTTGCCATTACTTTAACTACatattcctcttcttcctctg GGTTTATTGGGATGACACTGTCATATGGTCTCTCCTTAAATGTTTTCCTCGTAATTTCTGTCAAATTTCAGTGCATGCTAGCAAATTCAATCATTTCTGTAGAAAGGGTAGAGCAATACATGCATATTCCAAGTGAAGCTGCAGAAGTTATAGAAGACAACCGACCAATGCAAAATTGGCCTACTGTTGGTAAAGTGGAAATACATGATTTAAAG GTTAGATATAGGCCAAATGCTCCTCTCGTTCTTCGTGGGATAACTTGCACAATTGAAGGAGGGTACAAAGTGGGAATTGTTGGCCGGACTGGAAGTGGAAAGACAACTCTTATCAGTGTTTTGTTTCGACTTGTAGAGCCTACAGAGGGAAAGGTCATTGTAGATGGTTATGACATTTGCACAATTGGACTTCACGACTTAAGATCATGTTTTGGGATCATCCCTCAAGATCCCACTCTATTCAGTGGGTCTGTGAGGTTCAATCTAGACCCCTTATCGAAGCATACTGATCATGAGATATGGCAG GTGCTTGAGAAATGTCAGTTACGAGAGGCCATTCAAGAAAAAGCAGAGGGCCTGGATTCTTTAG TTGTACAAGATGGAACAAACTGGAGCATGGGACAGCGACAACTGTTCTGTTTGGGGCGTGCTTTGTTAAAGAGGAGCAGAATACTAGTGCTCGATGAAGCTACTGCATCAATGGACAATGCAACAGACTCTATTCTCCAGAAAACTATAAGAACAGAATTTGCTGACTGCACTGTAATAACAGTGGCACATAGGATACCAACTGTCATGGACTGCACCAAGGTGCTTGCTATTGCTGATG GTAAACTGGTAGAGTATGATGAGCCAACGAAGCTGATGAACAATGAGGGATCATTATTTGGGCAGCTTGTCAAGGAATACTGGTCTCGTTCTGCCAATGTCGGCATCCACTCTGAAGATTGA